The following is a genomic window from Lysinibacillus sp. JNUCC-52.
AGTCTGAATTTAAATAGCTTTGTAACGTATTTAAACGGTAGTTGAATTCTAGCCCAGAGGACAAAAAATACTGCACTTATCGTAAACAGTCCAATCGGGAATACATAAAACCAATCGGGGAAATAGCGATGGACAATATAATAATTTCCTGCTTTAAATCCTTCAATGACATAAAATGATGTAGTTAGCAAATTCGCTTTATTATCCGCATCGAAGGGAAACACATGTTTCGCTTCTTTAAAATCTAAATTTAAATATTGAACATTATCAATGTCGTCTCTTTTGTCGTAAATTGCAATGCTTTCTGACGTATGAAATTGTTCATTCATCGCTTGAAGCGTATGCTCGATATTTATAATATCCTTGTCGCTAAGGTTTTTTCCATTAAACTCATTGATAAAGCGATTACGAGCATCTCTATAGTTCGATTTAGCATAGTCTGCCAAATTCAAGCTTATGAATGCCAAAACTAAAAACAAAATAAACCCATAAAATAAACGTTTTGTTTTCTTATTTATACTAATATATTTCATTTTCATCCCTCCGCATTTACTATTCAAATAATGAAACCTGTAAATCGATTCCATAACAATGTACAAGCATGGCATGTAGTTGTCCTCTATGATGGTAAAGGTGTGCAACAATTTCTATCAACCATTCATAGCGTGAATAAGTAACACCCCAATAAGAAGTCACTTCCTCTAGCAGTTCTTCCTCAGTAAACCTCTCGTATTTTTCTTCTAAAATCTTATAATTTTTTATCAACCCGTCTTTTAATTCATCCAGACTGTTATAGGAAACATTCGTATAATATTCATCCATCTTGGCTTTGGAAGATCCGTCTGAAATAAGAGAATCCGCTTCACAAATCAAAGCAATATGTGTTAATAACTCACCAATAGAATGCTTATTCTCTGTAGGTCTTTTTTGCAAGTCATGTACTGCTAACCTATCTATCATTTGAACAATTGTCGTGACAGCGACTTTGATTTGATGTAATGTGCTCTTACAATAAATATTCATCTAAACTCCCTTAACTCTATAAATCATTGTCATGGACGTTCCTAATAATTCATAATCCTCAAAACCTAATTTTTTATAAATATGTACCGCCTGTCTATTTTCAAGGTCTACACTTAAAGAAATGGATTTATAACCGTCATTCATTGCTTGCTGAATGATTGCCTTCAT
Proteins encoded in this region:
- a CDS encoding DinB family protein; the protein is MNIYCKSTLHQIKVAVTTIVQMIDRLAVHDLQKRPTENKHSIGELLTHIALICEADSLISDGSSKAKMDEYYTNVSYNSLDELKDGLIKNYKILEEKYERFTEEELLEEVTSYWGVTYSRYEWLIEIVAHLYHHRGQLHAMLVHCYGIDLQVSLFE